The sequence CATAGATCCTGTGTGTTTGCCGCAGCCTGCGCTGTATCGCTCTTGTCGTTTATGGGTTTTTCACTATGTGAGGTCATCGGCGTGCGCTTCGCCTTTCTATCTGAGACGTTAGAGCCACACGTGGGGGTGGGCGTCACATGCTGTAACACCCCTGCAGCGCTGCACTGCTTGTGGGATACATCACAGGTATGGGAAggtgtgcaaaagaaaaaaaagtgcccgGTTGATTCTCTTTCCCCGCACCTCTGCCCAATTTCACCTCACCCTTCATCTCCCAGACGAGGGGACGAGGAGGGAGGTACGATCATATGCGGGTGAAGTAATAGAAGGTGTCGGCGGTGGGGGAGGAGTCAAGGGCATTTCTTCTCTCGCACACCAGGCTGAGGTTTGCAGTCTTGTTTGTTATAAAACCCTTGTAAAAGGGAGAGGGGCGGGTCAGGGGAGCAAAAAGTGAGAGGGGCATTCAAGGGAGGTGGGGCGAGGGGTTTGGGGTAAATCTcctagaagaaaaaacaaaaaccctactggagggtgatgggtgtggccTGCAGGGGGAAGGAGGGCTAAGGGTTGTTTCCGTATTGGGTTCGGGGGCGGTGGAGGGCTGAACCCTGCAAAACCCCAACCCTCCGCCTTGCCGCACCCATGCCCTTCCCTCCATCCCCCCACTTCCTGTAGCCTCTCAGGCAGTCGGCCTGTCTACATGGCATTCAGCTCTGTCCAcacaatacacaaacaaacagacagctTAATTTACTAAacgaaacaaaacaataaaacaataaacaaaacaataaaaaatcccaaaaggtcAAGACGTTAAGTAATAAAAccttatttacattttgcacatttttttcttggtttttcaGCGTAATAACTcgctcctctccctcctcgtCTTCTCAGCACATTTTTGCTTTGCgtcaaaaaaattttttttaatagagaaTACTGAAAACACGCAGAAGAAAACGGTGCGAACGATTCCTTCCGACATTCTTGCTCTCCTCTCCTTTTTCCATTCTCACTTTTTTTATACTCCTCCCCCAAGCccccactctttttttttcctcttttcctcctcgtTTCTCATCGGCTGTCAGGTTTAGCCCACCTTCTGTGGGTTGGTGGCGCGTACCCCCTGCTCGTAGGTGATTCGCTGGCTGATCAGGTACTGTGCAGCCTGTGTGGCGGCCTGGGAACCTGTGATGGTCACCTTCCTGTTCCGAGTTCCAGGAATGAACTCGCCCTTCTTGGAGATCTGGATCCTGGCGCCGGTCAGCTCCTGGTACTCCACTAGCGTCTTCCCTCCTTTCCCCAGAATGGCTCCCACTAGGTTTTCTGGCACAGCGATCTCAACCACTTCCTTTGCTCCTTCTGCTAGCTTCTCTGTGGCCAGTAGAGATGATGCCACAAGTGGTGAAGCAGCGCTTAAGTAACCATTGGTGGCCCCTGTAGCAGCAGCTAGGGATCCCAGAGAGAAGCCTCCAAGACTGGCTGCAGGGTGAGCAGCGCTGGTGGATGCATCGCTGGCATAGGATGCTAACAAAttagctgcagcagctgctgctggattTGCATTAGCCGCTACTGCGGCTAGAACccctgaagcagcagcagggttGAGCCCCAGGCCCAGAGAGTTGGTGTTGTAACCATAGCTGGCCAGAGTGTTGAGGGCAGAAGTGATGGCGAGCAAGTCGTTGCCTGATAGGCTGGACATAGTGGTTGGGAAGGCTCCAACCCCAGCCAGGCCTGCCTGGCCGAGCAGAGAAGAAGCCGTAGCCGCGGCAGCGGCTGCGGCAGCTGGCATGACCTCGGTTGAGTTGGCGTACGGTGAGCCGGTGGGGTTGGAGTTGGCGACTGGCCCTGTGATGTTGGAGTAGGAGATGTTGAGGCACGAGGAGCTCTGTGGGTCCTCCTGGATCTTCTGGACAATGATCTCCACTGCTTTCCGGTTCTGTTCGGGCTCGCCGCTGATGGTGACCACACGCTCCTGCAGGTTGATACCTTCTGGCTTCTGGGATAGCTGGACCCACGCCCCAGACTGTTCCATCACTGCCTTGACTGTAGCTCCGCCTTTACCAATGATCAATCCTGCTGTACTGTTGGGGACGATCAGCTTGGCCTGGTGGGAGGTTGGGCAAAAAAAGAGATAGGTTATTACTTAGTTATCGACGTTTTAAAGTACATTTACCCAGCAGAAATATAAGTGATagatttgtttctttattgATCAGGCAATTAATTCCACTACAATCCCAAAGAGAAGTATAAAGTCAGTCTTTCTACACAAATGTGTTTATCAGTGTTACAGAGAGATGTTCCTGATGTTTTACACTGTTCATGTTCAGCAGAGAGGGAAACGAGGCGATGTCTCACCTGTGAAGTTACGATTACACATGCATGATAACATCTCATCTTGAATTCAGTGGAATTATAAAATGAAGACGACATTATACAACGGACGATGAAGGCTCCTGTTTGCGAGATGCAAAACAGTGGGAGCTGTCTTTAGAGGTGTCCTTATAAAGGACGGGAGACAAAGAGATCCAAAGAAGAGATGAACTGAGACTGAACGATGTCTGAATACAGAGAGGAAGAAGGAGAGTTTCTGATGCGCTGTGTTTGTGCGTGAATGTGTGTCAACAGTGTAAAGATGTCCTGAAAGGAGAAAGAGCTGACACAGCCACTGAATAAAATGGACTGTGCAGGAGCAGATAATGAGTaaagagtgtttttttctttattactttGGTACACAATagcaaaagaagagagagacgCAATGCGAGTTGGTGAGAGAACAGGAGATGAAGAGTGGGAGGGAAGGATggatgagagagagggagagagagagagggattgCAAAGAGGCtacttgtgtggaaaaaaaataacattgactCCCAGGGGTCAGCGTTGCCATGGAAACACAGCTCCAGCATTCAAAGGGTAGTGAAAGGGAGTGAgacacacatatgtacacacTCTCCTCACACCCAAACACGGCGCAGCATATTTAACTTATATGCATACAGAAATGAACAGAACAGTAATGCTTGCCAGTCGATGAATGAACTTAACGCACTTCATTTAGCCTTTCACAGTTAAAAGAGAATTGATTCACAGTGCATTTCTTAACAGCTGGAGACCATTTCAGCCAGGACCACTATAGCCAAAAGATGATTGATTATTTTCATCTGCAGTACTTCATATCTGGCATTACGGCTTTGCTCTGGGACCTCCCTGTGTGTCCACAATCATAAAAAGAGAGCCAGAGGAggaaaaagcagcagcaaaCCCCTTACTCACAGGCTGGAGCAGGAGTTAGTGATGACAGACACCACACTGAAGTGGGTTTCAAAGCAGCATGCAGGGTGCAATAACTGTAGGCTAACTAAAGTAATTTAATAGCCGCCTTGCATGTGAGAGTTGCAAACTGGAAGCAAAATATCAGCTGAAGCCACCAGCTGATATGGGCCATCATTGAGATCTGTTGATCTGCTGGAATTGCATCTTCCCTCTTCTTCATGTTTTGCTGAATGAACAGATTAAAATAGTCGTAAGTGTTAATGTGAAATTTACGGGAGGCGCAGTCGTGGCAATTGCTCCACCCCTtccacaaaaaacatttaactaTGTGGCTGAAAGTTAGAACTGGTGGCAATTCTAACACCTATTCTTTATCTTCGTAAACATGTAGCTAATTGTATCTGATTTGGAATGGAACTTGTTCAAGTGCTCTGCTGGGAGGAGCCAGAGACGCTGAACATGTGGACAGTGCAGACTGAGCCACTAATGAAGCCGTTAATGCCTTATAGAGTTGAACAGCTGTAATAGGAGTCTAGCTTGCTGGgagaaatctgtttttaaatgttattttgagacaaaagcaacacattcttttttttaagtttctatCTGCTGATTCGctgcatagtttttttttctagcttTTTTATGCCGCTCTCTTGATATTACAGGTATGACCTTTTAAGTTGGACATAGAGATTTAGTCTTGTAAACCTAAAATAACTCTCTTATGGTGTTACAGAGAAGCTTGCCAAGTAGTCAGACTAAAAGTGAACACATTTCACTGAATTTGCCCTCTGTGATTTCTCTGGGTTTGCTCTAAGGTTAAATTCTGTTTATGGCAAGGACATTATGCAGTTAGCTATAAAGTTTGCCGTTTCCACTTTTCAGGGACAGGTGATTGAAGTGAttcatgttcattttgtaaaacaaGCTTACTTGTTCTGCTTTATATACACTGTTGGTTGTTCATATCGGTGGTAAGTGCAAAATGACATTAACCCTCAAAAAGATAAAATTATCAATTTGTTTTTGCCCTCAGTTTACTGGTGGATAATCTACAATAACCCTTTTGTATGAAAAGGTTTACACGAGGGCTGTCTGCCACAAACAGATCTGATGTCTGCAGGGAGCTAAAGTCTGAATGAACTGCGTATATGAAGGGTTCACTGCTGCTCCACTGACGCAGGCAGTGAGTGACGCATCCCACTCTGCCGCAGCGCTGACCTCCGTGCACAATAAAAGCGTCACTTTGCTGACTGAGAACAGACCAGAGGAAAGTGTGAGACTCGTGCCAGCATTCAACAGCAATAATGGAAAAAGCCCTCTGCTGCAACTTGTTGCAATATGTgatccttttctctttttgtgcaCACAAGACAACAGAAATAGAAACAAACAACCTGCAGCAGATGTTGTGGACTTCTGCTGCACATCAGCCACCTAGCAAATAAATGAATGCCCTGCCTGGACTGCTATCTGTGGTCTGTCTGAGTGAGAAAAATGCTTATTAAGTGCAGAAAGAGAGACGTTAGGTCGGAGAAATGGGAGGACAGCGAGCGGAAAACATCACTGAGTTGGCATTGATGAAGACAGGGGAGTAAAATAGGAGAAAGAGATGGTGGAAGGGGATTATTGATTCAACAATCTGAGATAAAACATGAGCAGAGCcacaatttttttgttttctggcttTCCATGTAGAGCACgatgggaaaaaaagagcaggaaGACAAGGTAAAGAAGAATGTAAAGGCCATTTCATTATTTTCCCTGTCTGACACTTCTCCTTTAACCCCCAGCCCCCATTTGCTGCAGTTTTAAGCCGTGCAACATTGTGTGGAGGCAGCCTCGATTACAGAGGCTTGCTGCCACGCCGAATCCCGTGTGCTCTGCACTGCAGCTTTCTGTCAGGCGGGAGATGAATTTACATAGAAATAGAAAATTAGTGAGAAGCATGAAGGAGGGAGCGGATAACAAGAGCAAATTCAAACCTGCAGACGGCGTCACATTTTTGCTTCTCACTGCTTCAACTTGAATATTAGCAAATTATCTTTTGCCTGACCGTGTTTGTTTGTGAGACGTTTCTTTGGGattaacaggtttttttttttcttttgtcggTTCGTCATTCCTCTCAGACAGAATGGAAATTTGTAGCTAGTTTCTATTGATTAGCAAGCTGTTACGGCGAGGCACAACACAGCGATGCTCCTTCAACATGTCTCTTAGCGTCCTGCTGCTAACGGAGGCTTCGCTACAATCTGCCGTCCTGTGTAGATTCAGGAGAAGAGCAAAATGCTAACAAAGTGTGAACACTGCTGAGGCAGAGCGATTTTAAGGATTCCTTCCTAACACAATATAGTTTTAATACTATAAAGCACTGAAAGAGAATGGGGGTGAAATCATTCATgaaatattttcctttattgATTTGAATAATATTACAGTGAAGTCACAATAAATGTGCTGTGCTAACATAGCGTTTTATgtgctttatgttgttgttgcatCATCCACCCACTCACACCCACATCACTGGTGACTGAGCTGCAATATAAGGTGCTGGCCTGCCATTTGGAGCGTCAGCGTCTTCCCTGTGGACACTTCAACATGTGGCGCGTCTGGGGACAGAACTGCCACATTTAGTAGAaaacctgctctaccacctgagccacagcagcCCGTGATATAAAATAATCAACCTGATCTGTAGTACAGCGCACCCAACTGTTCTACATTTAATAACTCACGCACCTCATTCATTTGGAGAGAAGTTAAGTGCTTTGGTTATGTCACAACAGATAATCTACAAACTCTCAGAGGTCACACAAATGTGTGCAATTTTcagtatttgttattttttaatgactGAAAGTGTTTTGAAATTATAATGTGTCATAATTCAGTCcagatgtgtgtgtgatgggAAATGATGAAAGTTTGAAAATCATTAGAAAGACTAAACATGCAGGGATACTGTGCACAACTCATGAAGACCTCACAAATCTTGAACAtgaatttgaatctttttttgttttgtttttgtttaccaaTAACTGATTGTAATTGACTATCAAGGCCTTTCTAAATGTCTCTTAAATGAGCCCTTGGGCAATCTTTTCACATGCGTTTAGACATTATGTTTAACAGTATTTACTTGGCTGCCGTTTGGTCAAACTGTTTATGGTAACCTTGATTTAAAATGTTCCTTTAGTCTAatccagggatgtcaaactcattttagttCATTAACCACATCCGGCCCAATTTGATATAAAAGGGAGCTCGACAAAATGCAAACCATAACATAATAAGCTATTGCAAGTACATTCTGAGCATGAAAGAAGAAAGTTTAAGGAATCACCCATTTACGAAACTGATGATTCACAGCCTGCAAAATCTTgagaaaaacaagcacaatTTTAACAATATGCCTAAGTTTTTCCACACTGACTCAGTTCACTGTCATTACACAGAAATGCTACTGTTGTAAATCAAAGAAGCACCCTGGCGCTGCGCCTTGGCTACGCCATCCTCCTTCGGTGTGGTGTGGCAGGCCGTGGGTAATGTCTTTTTCAGTAAGACGGCTGTTAGAGATGATTCTGCAGCCTCTGGTTAGGATGAGATTAGCAAACGCACTCGTGATCTGATCCTTTCTTAACACGATGCAGGAAAAATCTTCATGGTGTAAAATACTGTCAAAACTCTGCAAACACTCATTCTAATCTGAACAGATGATTATGCTAATATCTACTGCTAATAAGTTAAGTAACAGTCAAATTTTGGATGTAAACATTTGTACAGATATCCTCTAAGCTGCCAGATTTgtgaaaaatttgaaaaaataaaataagataccACTATTTGGCACTGCCTTAGATTTCATACAGCGGTCTAACCGTACATCCAAAATTCTGTTCAGGGGCAACGTTCTCCGGATGGTTGCTTTGCAGTGAGCAGATGAACCGGGTGGGGGTGAAAGTAAAGATGAGGGATAAAATAATGAAGCGACAACCAGCAGGAGAACTGCAGAGAGGAAGGAGCTGAAAAGATTTTACTCATGAGCCCTTTCATCCTCTGCACTCTGCactgtaacattcacacacacatccacagagtGTCGGTGTAGAAGTGGGAGGATAAACAGTGGTGTACAGTGATGTCTGCATCCCTCCTGGTGCTACCGATCACATCTACCATCTTTATAGCCGACTGATTCTCTGCTAATGAGGTTCTAGATTTGTCTCCACTCCTCCTCCGCTTGCTTCACTTTCTTTTCTCGCATTTATTTCTTTCCATATTGTTgatgctttttcctttttaaggtTTCATAAACGTTAAAACATCTGTCAGTCCCTTAAAGCTGTGTAGCTGTGTACTCTTTGCGTCTTTCCTTATGCTGTGCTGTACTGTTGTAATTTtccactgttcatttctttcaaTTTTCTGTGTTCAGTAAAGCAAAGCTCTTCTTGCAAGGTCAAACACAACTCACTcccactcccacacacacacaaacacacacagttttaatATGAAATCATCAACTTCATCCTGCTTTTATTTAGCTGACGCTGTTGCTTTGACTCGCTCCAATGACCGACTCAGCCAGGCAGCTCCTACCTACCCACAATCCCATGCTCCCAGCACCTTTCTGCAGAGCTGCCACAAAGAAGATTATGTGACAGTTGGCAGCATGCAGGCAATCTCTCCTACAGTGACAACTCTTTCATTATTTCCCCCCGTTAGCTGCTCAGGTTTAAAGCTTTTTGTTAAGGTTTCAGTTTTTTCTACGTTTTCTGATCTCAGGTGTCTCctgttttcatttgattttttttccccttctctttGAAGAGTTTTATATCTGCTGGGAGAAACTTTCTTCCACAGAGCAGAGGAAGGTCTGGCTTCTATCCAGCTGCTGACAAGAACGCCCTACGGCTGCAGCTGCTGggctgaggtcaaaggtcaaaaccAATCTCCTGCTCGTGAATACACTCATGCAAATAGTTTGAAGGAGCAGGGATGTGAAGTGTTGACTTCAGCAGGGATGCCAGCTTAACAGATAAGTCCAAATCGATATTGGGATGATTGGATTCAGGAACAACTTGGAGCGTGTTCAGGGTCTGACTGTTGGGACTCTCAAATAAAAAGTTCAATTACCACAGTTCAAAACAACAACACGAGAGATGTTTGGGTATTTTTCTGGAACTGATTAGTTTGTCACACTGGGTCAAATCCTAACTCGACAAGTCATAGACATTAATTGCTCTCATTAATCTCCTTCCACCAGTTCATGCTTTTAAGCAATAAACTCCAATAAACCTTATACATTACTCACTGGATGTTCAATGGATATCTGTTACAGGAAATAAGTCTCCAACCTAATGTACAAATAACCAAATAACtgtacaattaaaaataaattataaagtaGAAGACATAGAAGAAAACACTAAACTGAATCCTTCAGTATTTTGTATCTGCTGATGGTGCTGCAGAAAACATCAGCGGTGAATGACACTGAATGAAGAGCTCGCAAACATTTGCCATTTAATATATGGACAAATAATTACTAAGATCTGTCATAAAACATATTATATTACTGTGATCCAGAAGGAACCTTTGTAGCTACTAGGTgctttaataaatttgttaaaatGTAGAAGATTAATGAAACGTTGACAGACTATAATTAAACGCCCTAAAAAGATGTTCTTGCTTGCTGCGATATGGTCCACTTGTCTCCACGTCCTTGTGTTTAAGCAGGCAGGCTGAAGGAGACAAACgctttgctctgcttcatcaATCAAAACGTGTCACTTCACTTTGTGTATCAACAAATGTGTGTacgtatttgttttttgtctcgCATAGACAAGTCAAAGTGATAAGCTAACAGGGGTGCCGGGATCACCGAAGCGTAACGATCCAAGAGAGCGATGCTTCATTTCACGAGCAACCTTAACGACTAGCGCAGACACATGTACGCTCACAGACACTGCACGTTGCAGTAGCTTGTTAGGGCTTGACCTTGATGTGCAGACATATTAACACGCAGCTTTTACGGCCAGCTGCCTTTCTCGAGTcattccctcctgtgtgtgttcAAATTTCATGAAACACCAAATCTGCAAAATGGTTTCTCTGGAATCTCCTGAGGTGTAAGAGGCTCCTGTTCCCATTCTGATTAGCCGAAAACAAAGTCTGTGCaagtttatttagaaaaatcaGGGTTGTATTGTTTATTTGAGACTTTTACTTGAGCACCAACACAACTCGGGgaacaaaaaaatcaactgaGGATTAAGAAACATCTAATAGCACGCCTGCTTTTCACATGTACATTTATCCAAATCCCTGCAAGAATTCACTTGCATTTATCCTTTCTGTTTACTTCTGACTGAAAATATCCAAATGGCATTTATGAATGCAACACAACCTCTACCTGATTTTAGCACGCTGTTCCTTATTAAAATTTAGGATTGTCATGATGTAATGATGACATTGTGTTACAAACGTTGTGTTGCAATCCATCCAGGTCACAAGGCCATTTGTCAGTGTCATCAGTGGATGctaacatgaacacacacacacacacggctg comes from Astatotilapia calliptera chromosome 14, fAstCal1.2, whole genome shotgun sequence and encodes:
- the nova2 gene encoding RNA-binding protein Nova-2 isoform X2, which codes for MMAGGAVQQNGIFSNPHHHNQQPHMESDPPDSRKRPLETPTEASSTKRTNTGEEGEYFLKVLIPSYAAGSIIGKGGQTIVQLQKETGATIKLSKSKDFYPGTTERVCLIQGTVEALNGVHDFIAEKVREMPQSTQKTEPVSILQPQTTVNPDRVKQAKLIVPNSTAGLIIGKGGATVKAVMEQSGAWVQLSQKPEGINLQERVVTISGEPEQNRKAVEIIVQKIQEDPQSSSCLNISYSNITGPVANSNPTGSPYANSTEVMPAAAAAAAATASSLLGQAGLAGVGAFPTTMSSLSGNDLLAITSALNTLASYGYNTNSLGLGLNPAAASGVLAAVAANANPAAAAAANLLASYASDASTSAAHPAASLGGFSLGSLAAATGATNGYLSAASPLVASSLLATEKLAEGAKEVVEIAVPENLVGAILGKGGKTLVEYQELTGARIQISKKGEFIPGTRNRKVTITGSQAATQAAQYLISQRITYEQGVRATNPQKVG
- the nova2 gene encoding RNA-binding protein Nova-2 isoform X1, whose translation is MMAGGAVQQNGIFSNPHHHNQQPHMESDPPDSRKRPLETPTEASSTKRTNTGVAFLQPLFETEGIVFPHQETETHEEGEYFLKVLIPSYAAGSIIGKGGQTIVQLQKETGATIKLSKSKDFYPGTTERVCLIQGTVEALNGVHDFIAEKVREMPQSTQKTEPVSILQPQTTVNPDRVKQAKLIVPNSTAGLIIGKGGATVKAVMEQSGAWVQLSQKPEGINLQERVVTISGEPEQNRKAVEIIVQKIQEDPQSSSCLNISYSNITGPVANSNPTGSPYANSTEVMPAAAAAAAATASSLLGQAGLAGVGAFPTTMSSLSGNDLLAITSALNTLASYGYNTNSLGLGLNPAAASGVLAAVAANANPAAAAAANLLASYASDASTSAAHPAASLGGFSLGSLAAATGATNGYLSAASPLVASSLLATEKLAEGAKEVVEIAVPENLVGAILGKGGKTLVEYQELTGARIQISKKGEFIPGTRNRKVTITGSQAATQAAQYLISQRITYEQGVRATNPQKVG